In Treponema primitia ZAS-2, a genomic segment contains:
- a CDS encoding glycoside hydrolase has translation MKKMTVIGGASVRAPFFAYGLAKRAAELGISELCLFDTDREKLDSIGHLAILAAQKANSSLKVVLETDEDRAIRGVDYFVVTIRVGGDHSRVIDEEIARKNGVLGQETTGAGGFFMAARSIPILVRYCDKIRSLAPGAWIFNFTNPSGLVAQALRSLGYDRVIGICDTPSSTKLRIAGAMGYDNENFYMEFFGLNHLSWARKAVYDGRDVLQEILHTPDITRQVGELGMFDPDLLRLIGHVPNEYLYYYYYRDQSMANIKNAETTRGRTVEENNIRMMAALTAADVKGNPEEALRIYLKHMFARESSYMQIETAKKVINAPTELVMPDSEGYAGIAMAFISAMEKKESRYVVLSVPNQGSIRGLGDDDVVEITCKVDGNGPTPVPIGVVGEDIFSIIKAVKAFERLSVQAIIEGSADCAVRALMAHPLIGSYGAAKNLIADFMDRQGVYSGHWR, from the coding sequence ATGAAAAAGATGACGGTTATCGGCGGCGCCAGTGTGCGGGCCCCTTTTTTTGCATACGGCCTGGCAAAACGGGCGGCGGAGCTTGGTATTTCCGAGCTCTGCCTCTTTGATACGGACAGGGAAAAACTGGACTCCATCGGGCATCTGGCAATTCTTGCCGCCCAAAAGGCCAATTCTTCCTTAAAGGTGGTATTGGAAACCGATGAGGATCGGGCTATCCGGGGGGTCGATTATTTTGTAGTGACCATCCGGGTAGGGGGGGATCATTCCCGGGTGATCGACGAAGAGATCGCCCGGAAGAACGGGGTACTAGGTCAGGAGACCACCGGGGCGGGGGGCTTCTTTATGGCGGCCCGGAGCATTCCCATTTTGGTCCGGTACTGCGACAAGATCCGTTCTCTGGCACCCGGGGCCTGGATTTTTAATTTCACCAACCCCTCGGGGCTGGTAGCCCAGGCACTGCGCTCCCTGGGTTATGACCGGGTAATTGGCATTTGCGATACCCCCAGTTCCACAAAACTGCGGATCGCCGGGGCCATGGGCTATGACAATGAAAATTTTTATATGGAATTTTTCGGCTTAAACCACCTATCCTGGGCGCGAAAGGCGGTGTATGATGGCAGGGACGTACTGCAGGAGATACTCCATACCCCGGATATTACCCGACAGGTGGGGGAACTGGGGATGTTTGATCCGGACCTGCTCAGGCTCATCGGCCATGTGCCTAATGAATATTTGTACTATTATTACTACCGGGATCAAAGCATGGCCAATATAAAAAATGCGGAGACCACCCGGGGACGCACGGTGGAGGAAAACAATATACGTATGATGGCAGCCCTGACTGCGGCGGATGTAAAGGGAAATCCCGAAGAGGCCCTGAGGATATACCTGAAACATATGTTTGCCCGGGAATCTTCGTATATGCAAATAGAAACGGCGAAGAAGGTTATAAACGCCCCAACAGAATTAGTAATGCCCGACAGCGAAGGCTATGCGGGAATCGCCATGGCATTTATTTCGGCCATGGAAAAGAAGGAAAGCCGGTATGTGGTACTTTCGGTACCCAACCAGGGCAGCATCCGGGGCCTTGGGGATGACGATGTGGTGGAAATTACCTGCAAAGTCGATGGGAACGGCCCGACCCCGGTACCCATAGGCGTTGTGGGAGAAGATATCTTTTCAATTATCAAGGCCGTTAAGGCATTTGAACGGCTGAGCGTACAGGCCATCATTGAAGGTTCGGCGGACTGCGCTGTCCGGGCCCTGATGGCCCACCCCCTGATTGGCTCTTATGGTGCCGCAAAAAACCTGATTGCCGATTTTATGGATCGGCAGGGCGTATACAGCGGACATTGGAGATAA
- a CDS encoding ABC transporter permease: MKYSAGTLARGFRDPWILFALFCILISIGLIILPQLSIFLSSFRNDQGMFSIAHYKTFFTGYRYQTALLNSIKVTLCTTLFATLIAVPLAWLTARFKFRFRNALITLITMATASPPFLGAYAWIILLGRYGAVNRAILWITGIEMKTSFHGGNAVIWVITWMIFPLIFLMSLDSFSDEDIFHKEAAMSLGANRLKSFFHIELPLAMPGILTGMLMAGLAAFADFGTPIIIGGEFPLLPTTVYNEFVSEVGSNMGVASTTGIIMIIISTIALYTQRVVLAQKTYSAVSVKHYQLAAPNRRTCIILVVYILIILIMSFLPHITLGVVSFMKWKYGVLMNQFTLENYQKLFRLQRTPILMTFALGLGSTALTFIFGIGIAYIIVRKRYPFISSFINTIIMIPYVIPGTVLAVGFIMIFNKKPLLLTGTWVILMLSYFIRKLPYSVKSSEASLYSVHRALEEAAMASGARPFRAFKDITLPLMMGGVISGATLSFLQIMTELSSTIILYRPPYVTMPVVIFENAMSSGADFGIAASMGILLLLFVYIPLLLVNKFFRLRIETA, encoded by the coding sequence ATGAAATATTCTGCCGGTACCCTGGCACGGGGATTTCGGGACCCATGGATTTTGTTTGCCCTTTTTTGTATACTTATTTCCATCGGCCTAATTATCCTCCCTCAGTTATCTATATTTCTATCGTCCTTCAGGAACGATCAGGGTATGTTTTCTATCGCTCATTATAAAACTTTCTTTACCGGTTACCGGTATCAAACAGCATTGCTGAACAGTATCAAGGTCACCCTTTGTACCACCCTGTTCGCTACCCTGATCGCCGTTCCCCTGGCATGGCTGACAGCCCGGTTTAAATTCCGTTTCCGTAATGCCCTGATCACCCTTATTACCATGGCCACCGCATCTCCGCCATTTCTCGGCGCCTATGCATGGATCATTTTACTGGGCCGTTATGGGGCGGTTAACCGGGCGATACTCTGGATAACCGGTATCGAAATGAAAACTTCTTTCCACGGGGGAAATGCGGTGATCTGGGTGATTACCTGGATGATATTTCCCCTGATATTTTTAATGTCCCTGGACTCCTTTAGCGATGAGGATATATTTCATAAAGAGGCCGCCATGAGCCTGGGGGCTAACCGGCTAAAAAGTTTTTTTCACATCGAACTGCCCCTGGCCATGCCCGGCATATTAACCGGTATGCTTATGGCGGGGCTTGCGGCTTTTGCGGATTTTGGAACCCCCATCATCATTGGAGGCGAATTCCCCCTGCTGCCCACAACGGTATACAACGAATTTGTCAGTGAAGTCGGGAGCAACATGGGGGTGGCCTCCACCACGGGGATCATCATGATCATCATCAGTACCATAGCCCTGTATACACAACGGGTAGTCCTGGCGCAGAAAACCTATTCCGCAGTTTCCGTGAAGCACTATCAATTAGCCGCCCCAAACCGCCGGACCTGTATCATCCTGGTTGTATACATCCTGATAATCCTGATCATGTCCTTTCTGCCCCATATCACCCTCGGTGTAGTTTCCTTTATGAAATGGAAGTACGGCGTATTGATGAATCAATTTACCCTGGAAAATTACCAAAAACTTTTCCGGCTCCAACGGACCCCGATTCTTATGACCTTTGCACTGGGCCTGGGCTCCACGGCGCTTACCTTTATTTTCGGCATAGGCATTGCCTATATCATTGTCCGGAAACGGTATCCCTTTATTTCTTCCTTTATCAATACAATTATCATGATCCCCTACGTGATTCCCGGTACGGTTCTGGCGGTAGGGTTTATTATGATCTTTAATAAAAAACCCCTTCTCCTCACCGGGACATGGGTAATCCTGATGCTCTCTTATTTTATCCGAAAACTCCCCTATTCGGTAAAAAGTTCCGAGGCATCTCTATACTCGGTACACCGGGCACTGGAGGAAGCGGCAATGGCATCCGGCGCCCGGCCCTTCAGGGCTTTTAAGGATATTACCCTGCCCCTGATGATGGGAGGGGTGATATCAGGAGCCACCCTGTCGTTTCTTCAAATCATGACCGAACTTTCTTCCACCATTATTTTATACCGTCCCCCCTATGTTACCATGCCTGTGGTCATTTTCGAGAACGCCATGTCCTCGGGGGCGGATTTTGGAATCGCCGCATCCATGGGGATACTGCTGCTTTTATTTGTATACATTCCCCTGCTGCTGGTTAATAAATTTTTCCGGCTGCGCATAGAAACCGCTTAG
- a CDS encoding sugar ABC transporter ATP-binding protein → MEYVLELKGISKAFPGVRALDNVHFNLKPGCVHALCGENGAGKSTLIKIINGIYKMDQGDIFYKGERIIPQNPKQMLDLGVATIHQELSPILDMTIAENIFLGREPLNKINLIDVRKLYRDTQKLLDDYGFKYNSHTTMRNLSISDLALIEIVKAVSRDASVVIMDEPTSSITESETMLLFEKIRQLKAQGISVIYISHKIDEIFEICDEVTIFRDGKWVFNCPIKDIDKNGIIEKMVGREIREQFPKEDVEIGDSIFEIRELDGWRFHNVSLNVRRGEIVGVAGLVGAGRSELFRAVFGLEEIKSGEMFLEGKQLRIRESKDAIEAGILMTSEDRKREGVVLCLSVRENIILSSLKEIMEYGLLNFRKEKSNVNEMIEKLSIKISSQNDLVSSLSGGNQQKVVLAKWLLKSPKVLILDEPTRGIDVGAKYEIYKLMCVLAKQGVSIIMISSELLELIGMSDRIVVMSRGKLTGEMNRSEFSQKRIMEFAIRGFENEQSKAE, encoded by the coding sequence ATGGAATATGTACTTGAACTGAAGGGTATCTCAAAGGCATTTCCTGGCGTAAGGGCATTGGATAATGTCCATTTTAATCTTAAGCCCGGGTGTGTTCACGCACTATGCGGTGAAAACGGCGCCGGAAAATCAACGCTTATAAAGATTATAAATGGTATTTATAAAATGGATCAAGGGGATATTTTTTATAAAGGAGAAAGGATAATACCACAGAATCCAAAGCAGATGCTTGATCTTGGGGTGGCTACGATTCACCAGGAACTAAGCCCCATCCTTGATATGACCATAGCGGAAAATATCTTTCTTGGCCGTGAACCGCTTAATAAAATAAATTTGATTGATGTAAGAAAACTGTACAGGGATACGCAAAAACTCCTTGATGATTATGGGTTTAAGTATAATTCCCATACTACGATGAGAAATCTGAGCATTTCGGATCTTGCCTTAATAGAAATCGTTAAAGCTGTTTCACGGGATGCCTCTGTGGTTATTATGGACGAACCTACATCCTCTATCACCGAATCAGAGACAATGCTGCTTTTTGAAAAAATCAGGCAGTTGAAGGCCCAGGGAATCAGCGTTATTTATATATCCCATAAAATCGATGAAATCTTTGAAATATGTGATGAGGTAACCATTTTTAGGGACGGTAAATGGGTGTTTAATTGCCCAATAAAGGACATCGATAAAAATGGCATTATTGAAAAAATGGTGGGCAGGGAAATAAGGGAGCAGTTTCCTAAGGAAGACGTAGAAATTGGCGACAGTATCTTTGAAATCCGGGAACTTGATGGCTGGCGGTTTCATAATGTCAGCCTGAATGTGCGCCGTGGAGAAATAGTCGGAGTGGCGGGCCTCGTTGGCGCAGGCCGCAGCGAACTATTTCGTGCAGTATTCGGACTGGAAGAAATTAAAAGCGGGGAGATGTTTCTTGAGGGGAAGCAGCTCCGTATAAGGGAGTCGAAGGATGCCATAGAAGCGGGGATCCTTATGACAAGTGAAGACAGGAAAAGGGAAGGGGTTGTGCTTTGTTTATCCGTGCGGGAGAATATAATTCTTTCAAGTTTAAAAGAAATTATGGAATACGGATTATTAAATTTTAGGAAAGAAAAAAGTAATGTTAATGAAATGATAGAAAAATTATCAATAAAGATATCATCTCAAAACGATCTGGTATCTTCGCTTTCGGGGGGTAACCAGCAGAAGGTAGTTCTGGCAAAGTGGCTGTTAAAATCACCCAAGGTTCTGATTCTTGATGAGCCAACCAGGGGCATAGATGTAGGGGCCAAATACGAAATTTATAAGCTGATGTGCGTACTTGCCAAACAGGGAGTTTCCATTATTATGATTTCCTCCGAACTGCTTGAACTAATCGGTATGAGCGACCGTATTGTAGTTATGTCCCGGGGCAAACTTACCGGCGAAATGAATCGTTCTGAATTTTCTCAGAAGCGGATAATGGAATTTGCAATAAGGGGATTCGAAAATGAACAATCGAAGGCTGAGTAA
- a CDS encoding carbohydrate kinase family protein: MDRTALHEIGAINLITLDFIYSGLPKIPSLGEEVTTDNLLLALGGGPVAALVTASRLGAKARLATCLGTDHISAIARSFLDREPIAYSSFSRGETKTPVNISSVMTFENKDRSFVSYFSDSDFCEVFEDEIYAYLRGLPFCIASTPQDTLFRRLNQKGCRIIYDVGWSEDLSLRALESTLTQVYLFAPNEKEALKITGAEDPEEALKILAQHVPIPVIKLGKDGALVWKDGRAVRVPAFDFPHIDSTGAGDAFLGGVSYGLLQGWDILRCVELGNYTGGKSATTLGCVTAPVSLEEYMTKVCRV; this comes from the coding sequence ATGGATCGAACAGCCCTACACGAAATTGGAGCGATAAATCTTATCACCCTGGATTTTATCTATTCCGGGCTTCCCAAAATACCTTCTCTGGGGGAGGAAGTCACCACCGATAATCTACTCCTCGCCCTAGGAGGGGGCCCTGTAGCCGCCCTGGTCACCGCATCCCGGCTCGGAGCAAAGGCCCGGCTTGCCACCTGTTTGGGAACCGATCATATCAGTGCCATCGCCCGATCCTTTCTGGATCGGGAGCCTATCGCCTATTCCAGTTTCAGCAGGGGGGAAACAAAGACCCCGGTAAATATTAGCTCGGTTATGACCTTTGAAAATAAGGATCGTTCCTTTGTCTCCTACTTTTCTGACTCTGATTTTTGTGAGGTCTTTGAGGATGAGATCTATGCCTATCTTCGGGGACTCCCCTTTTGCATTGCTTCGACCCCCCAGGATACCCTCTTTCGCCGGCTGAACCAGAAGGGCTGCCGGATTATCTACGATGTGGGGTGGAGCGAGGATCTGAGCCTCAGGGCTTTGGAAAGCACCCTGACCCAGGTGTATCTTTTTGCACCCAATGAAAAGGAAGCCCTGAAGATTACCGGCGCAGAGGATCCCGAGGAAGCCCTGAAGATTTTGGCCCAACATGTACCGATCCCGGTGATTAAGCTGGGCAAAGATGGCGCTCTGGTATGGAAGGATGGCCGGGCGGTGAGGGTACCGGCCTTTGATTTTCCCCATATTGATTCCACCGGCGCCGGAGATGCCTTCCTGGGAGGGGTGAGCTACGGGCTGCTCCAAGGTTGGGATATACTCCGCTGTGTGGAACTGGGAAATTATACCGGCGGCAAGTCCGCCACCACCCTGGGCTGTGTGACCGCCCCGGTGAGCCTGGAGGAGTATATGACGAAGGTTTGCAGGGTATGA
- a CDS encoding AraC family transcriptional regulator — MDENYSAPHRRLDPNSVRTIQQLPLNERGILKKSKMYLHLPSQFTHKSLFYAPYIGQFFCDESYSVRRENFDYYLFILIDSGSLYVNFEGGEYIAEPQNVLLLNCKKPHGYYAKGPLSFRFFHFDGSISAQLYDLIVSRQGYILHPPDQVILEDALNAILALGTDGYHNELKISAQIHVILSELLSQTMPSYDVPSRVVTTAIKLMENHFFEDISVKDIADSVFYSEYHFSRLFKKQIGIPPHAYIIKLRITLARQLLANTNNPVEIISEKCGFNSPQHFIRCFSQHVGHTPIQYRKKVQNYPEK; from the coding sequence ATGGATGAAAATTATTCTGCCCCGCACAGAAGGCTTGATCCGAACAGCGTGCGGACCATTCAACAGCTTCCTTTAAATGAACGCGGCATCTTAAAGAAATCAAAAATGTATCTTCATCTGCCATCCCAGTTTACCCACAAATCACTCTTTTATGCTCCGTATATCGGACAATTCTTCTGTGACGAATCATACTCCGTCCGGAGGGAAAATTTTGATTATTACTTGTTTATACTTATTGACAGCGGATCCCTTTATGTAAACTTTGAAGGGGGAGAATATATTGCAGAACCTCAGAATGTTCTGCTTTTAAACTGCAAGAAACCTCATGGCTACTATGCCAAAGGACCGCTGTCATTCCGTTTTTTTCATTTTGACGGCTCAATTAGCGCTCAACTATATGATCTCATCGTGTCCCGGCAGGGATATATCCTCCACCCTCCGGATCAGGTAATACTTGAAGACGCCCTTAACGCCATTCTGGCTTTAGGAACTGATGGCTACCATAATGAACTAAAAATATCTGCCCAGATCCATGTGATTCTTAGTGAGCTTTTATCCCAAACTATGCCGTCTTATGATGTACCTTCCAGAGTGGTAACAACAGCAATTAAACTGATGGAAAATCATTTCTTTGAAGATATTTCCGTTAAAGATATCGCCGATTCAGTTTTCTATAGTGAATACCATTTCAGCCGCCTATTCAAAAAGCAGATCGGCATACCACCCCACGCCTATATTATAAAACTTCGAATTACCCTGGCCAGACAATTATTGGCTAATACTAATAATCCGGTAGAAATAATCAGTGAAAAATGTGGTTTTAACAGCCCGCAGCATTTCATTCGCTGTTTCAGTCAGCATGTTGGACATACCCCAATCCAATACCGAAAGAAAGTCCAAAATTACCCGGAAAAATGA
- a CDS encoding LacI family DNA-binding transcriptional regulator has protein sequence MTMRELAKICGVSPATVSRSINGQAPVNELTRQKINTAIARHGYAPRPIHRSPQADRCNMIGLMLPTMDHDFFQCVLGTILGTLPRYRQGIVIIPEDTGALEELHRIPLDGVILLSEEISPDIILKLNSLGLALVMCGALSLSRSFSAVHVDDLAAAYDGTNYLLDLGHRKIGLIAHSPFSISSGFQRIAGCRKAMEDRGLALLDHLVISDGCDYEKGYRGAQTLLEREPELSAIFAHSDTAALGVMSALEDRGVKVPGDVSVLGFDDTGAGERSRPRLSSVHQPIPDIVAKSLELLIHDIEHPEAKNRESVILPHTITRRDSCREI, from the coding sequence ATGACCATGCGGGAGTTGGCAAAGATATGCGGGGTTTCTCCGGCAACGGTATCCCGATCTATCAACGGCCAGGCGCCGGTAAATGAGTTAACCCGGCAGAAGATCAATACCGCCATAGCCCGTCATGGGTATGCACCCCGGCCGATACACCGATCCCCCCAGGCGGATCGGTGCAATATGATCGGGCTAATGCTGCCTACCATGGATCACGATTTTTTTCAGTGCGTACTGGGAACAATCCTGGGTACCCTCCCCCGGTACCGGCAGGGGATAGTGATCATTCCCGAGGATACCGGTGCTCTGGAAGAATTGCACCGGATCCCCCTGGATGGGGTTATCCTGCTGAGTGAAGAGATTAGCCCGGATATTATCCTCAAACTGAACAGTTTGGGACTTGCCCTGGTGATGTGCGGCGCCCTGTCCCTGTCCCGGTCATTCTCTGCGGTCCATGTGGATGATTTGGCGGCCGCCTATGACGGTACAAATTATTTGCTGGATCTGGGGCACCGGAAGATTGGCCTTATTGCCCATTCCCCTTTTTCCATCAGCTCAGGATTTCAGCGCATCGCCGGATGCCGCAAGGCTATGGAAGATCGCGGCCTGGCCCTGCTTGACCACCTGGTGATAAGTGATGGCTGTGATTATGAGAAGGGCTACCGGGGAGCACAAACCCTGTTGGAAAGGGAACCAGAGCTGAGCGCCATATTTGCCCACAGCGATACTGCGGCCCTGGGGGTGATGTCGGCCCTGGAAGATCGGGGTGTCAAGGTTCCCGGTGATGTTTCGGTACTGGGTTTTGACGATACCGGCGCAGGGGAGCGGAGCCGCCCCCGGCTCAGTTCTGTGCACCAGCCGATTCCGGATATTGTGGCCAAGTCCCTGGAATTGCTGATCCACGACATTGAGCATCCCGAGGCAAAAAACCGGGAGTCAGTTATTCTGCCCCATACAATTACCCGCCGGGACAGCTGCCGGGAAATTTGA
- a CDS encoding extracellular solute-binding protein, whose product MKLMKKCTGAFLTVLLLVLPAGCSKKDGNSTANTKAGGNLVIYTGSGTEITDPILALFSRQNPNIKVEIIKAGSGELMARIRAEIGNPGGDLLIGGEPYLYESSAEVFEPYVSPTDKDMVISASDGLWHPWSVMLTPIAVNKDRLPNQSAWPTKLSDLKEPRYKAEKIAFCDPGKSGTGATIANNIASLYDWEFFTSMLDNSEVLSGSDPMFDAVKDGTYPIGFVNEDLGVKWLEVGLPIALVYPTDGVINTVDCLGIIKGAKNMDNAKLFVDFFGSPENHQILVNEVKRRSTRKDAKLAEGMTPTTAYKLIQANRISRGEITEKYNEAYEISRKK is encoded by the coding sequence ATGAAACTAATGAAGAAGTGTACAGGCGCGTTTCTCACGGTACTCCTGCTGGTTTTACCCGCAGGGTGTAGTAAAAAAGACGGGAATTCTACGGCGAATACAAAAGCCGGGGGAAATCTGGTTATCTATACCGGGTCAGGGACAGAAATTACCGATCCCATCCTGGCATTATTTAGCCGGCAAAATCCCAACATCAAGGTGGAGATTATCAAGGCCGGCTCCGGCGAATTGATGGCCCGAATCAGGGCGGAGATCGGAAACCCCGGTGGGGATCTGCTTATCGGGGGAGAACCCTATTTGTATGAATCCAGCGCCGAAGTTTTTGAACCCTATGTTTCCCCCACGGATAAGGATATGGTCATTTCCGCATCCGATGGTCTCTGGCATCCCTGGAGTGTAATGCTCACCCCCATTGCGGTGAACAAAGACAGGCTGCCCAATCAAAGTGCATGGCCGACCAAACTGAGCGATCTGAAAGAGCCCAGGTACAAGGCCGAAAAAATTGCCTTCTGCGATCCCGGCAAAAGCGGTACCGGGGCAACCATCGCGAACAATATTGCTTCCCTCTATGACTGGGAGTTCTTTACATCCATGCTGGATAACAGCGAAGTTCTCTCCGGCTCCGACCCGATGTTTGATGCGGTCAAGGACGGAACCTATCCCATTGGTTTTGTCAACGAAGACTTGGGGGTAAAATGGCTGGAAGTGGGACTACCGATAGCCCTGGTGTATCCCACCGACGGGGTCATCAACACTGTAGACTGCCTTGGGATCATCAAGGGTGCAAAAAATATGGACAACGCGAAACTGTTTGTCGATTTCTTTGGCTCACCGGAAAACCACCAGATCCTGGTGAATGAAGTCAAGCGCCGTTCTACCCGCAAAGATGCGAAGTTGGCAGAGGGCATGACCCCCACCACCGCCTACAAGCTAATCCAGGCAAACCGTATCTCCCGGGGAGAAATCACCGAGAAATACAACGAAGCCTATGAAATATCCCGCAAGAAGTAG
- a CDS encoding tetratricopeptide repeat protein, producing MNRLARFFPLLLILWAVLSCKTIPAVEEAEPFDPSYAYDTTDSDLDSWSLDDLYGESDWEGESENEGEGDWGAGGSWETGDDDPSLSLPPGIPLIGETGELPEPLFEYGEAFLPGTPTEIILGELPEPLAPELPGLVQEPSAPVIAEPEPPAPASSETPVPAEPAGPPPLPPRLVRPSAPIPPPPLAREPIPLPVNPIPASPAMPPPGSSRPSSTLVPATPLTPEPSAASMGNSSRVIRARVGQTIEVPFRGTGWVYLGESASKTGVDYSSRRLDTEGQTFVFRAGATGEYELKFYRQDFLRDYIINDSVKLIVEEASAAALPFGVPLDRGVVVAEPRWPPVPGTPAEAAIPPAPPGPASSTRPAAPATPRAAVPGQGSAAQAPAVPATARPASPEGAVGTFTPEAAASAADQALIVPEGSLPEEYLRRARAESEAGRIPQALNILDQFRSKFPLGSDEAWWLYAQLYEAPGSERDIRAALDYYRRLVNEYPQSLRYADAKRRIAYLERYYINIQ from the coding sequence ATGAATCGTTTAGCCCGGTTTTTCCCCCTGCTGCTAATTCTCTGGGCTGTCCTGTCCTGCAAGACTATTCCTGCAGTTGAAGAGGCCGAACCCTTTGACCCTTCCTATGCTTATGATACTACTGATTCTGATCTTGATAGCTGGTCCCTGGATGATCTCTATGGCGAAAGCGATTGGGAAGGGGAGAGTGAGAATGAAGGGGAAGGGGACTGGGGGGCAGGAGGATCCTGGGAAACCGGGGATGATGATCCTTCTCTCAGTCTGCCTCCGGGAATTCCCCTTATAGGTGAAACGGGGGAACTGCCTGAACCCCTCTTTGAATACGGGGAAGCCTTTCTTCCCGGAACCCCTACGGAAATTATCCTGGGGGAGCTTCCGGAACCTCTGGCCCCTGAATTGCCTGGATTAGTTCAGGAGCCGTCTGCTCCGGTGATAGCTGAACCGGAGCCCCCTGCACCTGCTTCCTCGGAAACACCTGTGCCGGCTGAACCAGCCGGTCCGCCTCCGCTGCCGCCCCGGCTGGTTAGGCCCTCGGCGCCCATACCGCCGCCGCCATTGGCCCGGGAACCCATACCCCTTCCGGTAAACCCTATTCCGGCCTCTCCTGCCATGCCGCCCCCCGGTTCGTCCCGCCCGTCTTCCACGCTTGTACCGGCAACGCCCCTTACTCCGGAGCCTTCTGCCGCAAGCATGGGGAACTCTTCCCGGGTCATCCGGGCAAGGGTTGGGCAGACCATTGAAGTTCCTTTCCGGGGAACAGGTTGGGTCTATCTGGGGGAATCCGCTTCAAAAACAGGAGTGGACTACAGTTCCCGCCGGCTGGATACGGAAGGTCAGACCTTTGTTTTCCGGGCCGGAGCAACCGGTGAATATGAATTGAAATTTTATCGCCAGGATTTTCTCCGGGATTATATTATTAACGATTCGGTGAAGCTTATTGTTGAGGAAGCTTCGGCTGCTGCGCTTCCCTTTGGCGTTCCGCTTGACCGTGGTGTGGTGGTTGCTGAACCCCGGTGGCCCCCGGTTCCGGGTACACCAGCAGAGGCAGCTATACCGCCGGCTCCCCCGGGGCCCGCAAGTTCCACAAGGCCGGCGGCCCCGGCGACACCCCGGGCTGCTGTTCCGGGACAGGGCTCCGCTGCCCAGGCGCCTGCTGTTCCCGCAACTGCCAGGCCGGCGAGCCCTGAGGGAGCAGTTGGTACTTTCACCCCAGAAGCTGCCGCAAGCGCCGCCGATCAGGCACTGATCGTTCCCGAGGGCAGCTTGCCGGAAGAATATCTGCGCCGGGCCCGCGCTGAATCCGAGGCCGGCCGTATACCCCAGGCCCTAAACATCCTGGATCAATTCCGCAGCAAGTTTCCTCTGGGAAGCGACGAGGCCTGGTGGCTCTATGCACAGCTTTATGAAGCGCCGGGATCGGAGCGGGATATACGCGCCGCACTGGACTACTACCGGCGGCTGGTCAACGAATACCCCCAGAGTCTACGCTACGCCGATGCAAAGCGGAGGATCGCTTACCTGGAGCGGTATTATATTAATATACAGTGA